A genomic region of Streptosporangium lutulentum contains the following coding sequences:
- a CDS encoding tripartite tricarboxylate transporter permease: MELLDNLALGFSTALMVQNVLYCFVGVLLGTAVGVLPGIGPTATVAMLLPITFNFEPVTALIMLAGIYYGAQYGGSTTAILINLPGESSAAVTALDGHEMARQGRAGAALAAAAIGSFIAGTVATVVLAVAAPPLADVALKFGPAEYFSLVLLGLIVSIALARGSTLKALAMIALGVLLGTIGQDLYTGTPRFVFDQRELYGGIDFVSVAVGMFGVAEILRNLENEQTRTAVVSKVKSLWPTREDRRRIVGPILRGTGLGAALGVLPGGGHVLASFASYAVEKRISKRREEFGRGAIEGVAGPESANNAAAQTSFIPLLTLGLPAHPVMALMVGAFIVHGITPGPNVITDEPALFWGLIASMWIGNVLLVLLNLPLIGFWVRMLRIPYQVLFPMIILFAAIGTYSLEFNAYDVYAIAFFGILGYILIKCGCEPAPLLLGFVLGPLLEENLRRALIISRGDASVFLTRPISAVLLALTVAALVIAVLPAIRKRREIVFTEEE; this comes from the coding sequence ATGGAACTTCTCGACAACCTCGCACTGGGCTTCTCGACCGCCCTGATGGTTCAGAACGTCCTCTACTGCTTCGTGGGAGTGCTGCTCGGGACGGCGGTCGGCGTGCTGCCCGGCATCGGGCCGACGGCGACGGTGGCGATGCTGCTGCCGATCACGTTCAACTTCGAGCCGGTGACGGCGCTGATCATGCTGGCCGGCATCTACTACGGCGCGCAGTACGGCGGCTCGACGACCGCGATCCTGATCAACCTGCCCGGCGAGTCGTCGGCGGCGGTCACCGCGCTGGACGGGCACGAGATGGCCCGGCAGGGCCGGGCCGGCGCGGCGCTGGCCGCCGCCGCGATCGGATCCTTCATCGCGGGTACGGTGGCCACCGTCGTGCTGGCCGTCGCGGCCCCGCCGCTGGCCGACGTCGCGTTGAAGTTCGGCCCGGCCGAATACTTCTCGCTGGTGCTGCTCGGCCTGATCGTGTCGATCGCGCTGGCGCGCGGCTCGACGCTCAAGGCACTGGCGATGATCGCGCTCGGCGTCCTGCTCGGCACGATCGGCCAGGACCTCTACACCGGCACGCCCCGGTTCGTGTTCGACCAGCGCGAGCTGTACGGCGGCATCGACTTCGTGTCGGTCGCCGTCGGCATGTTCGGGGTGGCCGAGATCCTGCGCAACCTGGAGAACGAGCAGACCCGCACGGCGGTCGTCAGCAAGGTGAAGAGCCTCTGGCCGACCCGCGAGGACCGGCGCCGGATCGTCGGCCCGATCCTGCGGGGCACCGGTCTCGGCGCCGCGCTCGGCGTCCTGCCCGGCGGTGGCCACGTGCTGGCCTCGTTCGCCTCGTACGCCGTCGAGAAGCGGATCTCGAAGCGGCGGGAGGAGTTCGGGCGCGGCGCGATCGAGGGCGTCGCCGGTCCCGAGTCGGCGAACAACGCCGCCGCGCAGACGTCGTTCATCCCGCTGCTCACCCTGGGCCTGCCCGCCCACCCGGTGATGGCGCTGATGGTCGGCGCGTTCATCGTCCACGGCATAACCCCCGGCCCGAACGTCATCACCGACGAACCGGCGCTGTTCTGGGGCCTGATCGCGTCGATGTGGATCGGCAACGTGCTGCTCGTGCTGCTCAACCTGCCGCTGATCGGCTTCTGGGTGCGCATGCTGCGCATCCCGTACCAGGTGCTGTTCCCGATGATCATCCTGTTCGCCGCGATCGGCACCTACTCCCTGGAGTTCAACGCGTACGACGTCTACGCGATCGCGTTCTTCGGGATCCTGGGCTACATCCTGATCAAGTGCGGCTGCGAGCCGGCTCCCCTGCTGCTCGGCTTCGTCCTCGGACCCTTGCTTGAGGAGAACCTGCGGCGGGCGCTCATCATCTCCCGCGGCGACGCGTCGGTCTTCCTGACCCGGCCCATCTCCGCGGTGCTCCTGGCCCTGACCGTGGCGGCGCTCGTCATCGCCGTCCTCCCGGCGATTCGCAAGCGCCGCGAGATCGTGTTCACGGAGGAGGAGTAG
- a CDS encoding tripartite tricarboxylate transporter TctB family protein: protein MERRRSFPDILVGGIFVLIGGAFVVGSLGYELGTPLRMGPGAFPLLVGATVAALGLAIVVKGLVAGEMISFGPIPWRAVAAIVLAILFFGFTVRGLGFVPTSAVTALLTALASSRVRLLTAVAVAAGLTVAGTLIFVVGLQLRVPLWGPWLGF, encoded by the coding sequence ATGGAGCGCCGCCGGTCCTTCCCCGACATCCTCGTCGGGGGGATCTTCGTCCTGATCGGTGGCGCGTTCGTGGTGGGGTCGCTCGGCTACGAGCTGGGCACCCCGCTGCGGATGGGCCCCGGCGCCTTCCCGCTGCTGGTCGGCGCGACCGTGGCCGCCCTGGGCCTGGCGATCGTCGTCAAGGGACTCGTCGCCGGCGAGATGATCTCGTTCGGGCCGATCCCCTGGCGTGCGGTCGCCGCCATCGTGCTCGCGATCCTGTTCTTCGGATTCACCGTTCGGGGCCTCGGATTCGTACCGACGTCGGCGGTGACCGCCCTGCTCACCGCGCTGGCCAGCTCGCGCGTACGGCTGCTCACGGCCGTGGCCGTGGCCGCCGGACTGACCGTGGCCGGCACGCTCATCTTCGTCGTCGGACTTCAGCTACGAGTCCCGCTGTGGGGCCCGTGGCTGGGGTTCTGA
- a CDS encoding tripartite tricarboxylate transporter substrate-binding protein, with protein MRTTGRHRAAARMIAALGVLSLVAACSGNGGAAGGGATSGGDAGAGYPDQNITFVVPFSAGGPTDVVTRMIAEPMAAKLGAKIVVQNAEGAGGTVGAGEVARAEPDGYTVLMHHIGMSTAPALYQNLGYKPLEDFEMVGLVTEVPMTVVARKDFAPTTLQELVTYVKANADKVTLANAGIGAASHLCGLLFQSATGVKLQEVPYEGTGPALTDLVGGQVDFMCDQTTNTSGQISSGKVKAYAVTTPERVKSLPDLPTTAEAGLPQLEVSVWHGLYVPTGTPQAVVQKLSEALKTALADPKVIDQMAKLGTAPVPAEDTTPQALRTKLEEQLGTWAKVIADAGVKAS; from the coding sequence ATGAGAACGACCGGCAGACACCGGGCCGCCGCGCGGATGATCGCCGCGCTCGGCGTCCTTTCGCTCGTCGCCGCCTGTTCCGGCAACGGAGGCGCCGCCGGCGGAGGTGCCACCAGTGGTGGCGACGCAGGTGCGGGCTACCCGGACCAGAACATCACGTTCGTCGTGCCGTTCAGCGCGGGCGGCCCGACGGACGTCGTCACCCGCATGATCGCCGAGCCGATGGCCGCCAAGCTCGGCGCCAAGATCGTCGTCCAGAACGCCGAGGGTGCGGGCGGCACGGTCGGCGCGGGCGAGGTCGCGCGGGCCGAGCCCGACGGCTACACCGTGCTCATGCACCACATCGGCATGTCGACGGCGCCCGCCCTGTACCAGAACCTGGGCTACAAGCCGCTTGAGGACTTCGAGATGGTCGGGCTCGTCACCGAGGTGCCGATGACGGTCGTCGCCCGCAAGGACTTCGCCCCCACGACGCTCCAGGAGCTCGTGACCTACGTGAAGGCGAACGCCGACAAGGTCACGCTGGCCAACGCCGGCATCGGCGCCGCGTCCCACCTGTGCGGCCTGCTGTTCCAGAGCGCCACCGGTGTCAAGCTCCAGGAGGTCCCGTACGAAGGCACCGGCCCCGCGCTGACCGACCTCGTCGGCGGCCAGGTCGACTTCATGTGCGACCAGACGACCAACACCAGCGGCCAGATCTCCTCGGGCAAGGTGAAGGCGTACGCGGTCACCACGCCGGAGCGGGTGAAGAGCCTGCCCGACCTGCCCACCACGGCCGAGGCCGGGCTGCCCCAGCTCGAGGTCAGCGTGTGGCACGGTCTCTACGTCCCGACCGGCACGCCGCAGGCGGTCGTCCAGAAGCTGTCCGAGGCGCTGAAGACGGCGCTGGCCGACCCGAAGGTCATCGACCAGATGGCCAAGCTCGGCACCGCGCCGGTCCCGGCCGAGGACACGACCCCGCAGGCGCTCCGGACCAAGCTCGAAGAGCAGCTCGGCACCTGGGCGAAGGTCATCGCCGACGCCGGCGTCAAGGCCTCCTGA
- a CDS encoding response regulator transcription factor, whose protein sequence is MRITIIEDDDRVARALVTVLVQAGFEVHRLATAAEAVHAAPSDVVLVDLGLPDGDGLDVIRKLRDRPETAVIAVTARSEEHERVRGLRAGADDYIVKPFGIPELLARIDAVLRRTRVARSLSHPDEPLVLGPMRIGVGTREVTIGGTPVTLTRKEFELLLLLARRAPNVVSRDVILDQIWGATWEPSSRTLDTHIAALRHKLGPAVLIRTIHGVGYRLLADQPELIG, encoded by the coding sequence ATGCGGATCACCATCATCGAGGATGACGACCGCGTGGCGCGGGCTCTGGTGACCGTCCTGGTCCAGGCGGGCTTCGAGGTCCACCGCCTCGCCACCGCGGCGGAGGCCGTGCACGCCGCCCCGTCCGATGTGGTCCTCGTCGACCTGGGGCTGCCCGACGGCGACGGACTCGACGTGATCCGCAAGCTGCGTGACCGCCCCGAGACCGCCGTCATCGCCGTGACGGCACGGTCGGAGGAGCACGAACGGGTCCGTGGCCTGCGCGCCGGCGCCGACGATTACATCGTGAAGCCCTTCGGCATCCCGGAGCTGCTGGCCCGGATCGACGCCGTCCTGCGGCGCACCCGGGTGGCTCGCTCCCTGAGCCACCCGGACGAGCCGCTCGTCCTCGGTCCGATGCGGATCGGCGTCGGCACCCGCGAGGTCACCATCGGCGGCACGCCCGTGACGCTGACCCGCAAGGAGTTCGAGCTGCTCCTGCTGCTGGCCCGGCGGGCGCCGAACGTGGTGAGCCGCGACGTCATCCTCGACCAGATCTGGGGCGCGACCTGGGAGCCCTCAAGCCGCACCCTGGACACCCACATCGCGGCGTTGCGGCACAAGCTCGGACCGGCCGTGCTCATCCGCACGATCCACGGGGTCGGCTATCGGCTCCTGGCCGACCAGCCGGAGCTGATCGGCTGA
- a CDS encoding sensor histidine kinase has protein sequence MHRRLLVVLVPLAVLLVSALGVPLSVTVAEREMQETYVDRLNDVGRFASLAETALSTGRTEALHQELAHYHELYGIPVAVIDTSGTVLLGPAGAYREAARAEPGLPRIVTAALAGARSEPSGAWAPWDDSALVVAEPVGRDSEVVGAVVTISDLSKTRYSILVRWAWLAGLGLLPLVALVAVAWPVSAWVLRPVRELDAASSRISQGDLTIRADAEAGPVELRRLAESFNTMMDAVENAVQRQRAFVSDASHQLRNPLTSLRLAVESLEPHLRAAGNGRQVYDVAVDELKAMQRMLNSLQASARMESIRTASPVDLDAVLATRVDRWRALTATAGQTLAVDVRPGLRLLEPTGGLGSILDELISNALRLSDARVVEVAARVVPGGTGAGPGDASAAAGVVTITVRDDGQGIDASERAQALQRFWRSPRHQNVPGTGLGLAICADLVGAAGGELRLEEGLPRPDGSGHGFAAVVTLPVVPRVTPSSGAPDPSPV, from the coding sequence GTGCACCGTCGTCTGCTCGTCGTCCTGGTGCCCCTCGCGGTGCTGCTCGTCTCGGCGCTCGGGGTGCCGCTCAGCGTCACCGTGGCCGAGCGGGAGATGCAGGAGACCTACGTCGACCGGCTCAACGACGTCGGCCGGTTCGCGTCGCTGGCCGAGACCGCGCTGTCGACCGGGCGGACCGAGGCGCTCCACCAGGAGCTGGCGCACTACCACGAGCTGTACGGCATCCCGGTCGCGGTGATCGACACGTCGGGCACGGTGCTGCTCGGACCCGCCGGTGCGTACCGGGAGGCGGCGCGGGCCGAGCCGGGGTTGCCCCGGATCGTGACCGCGGCGCTGGCCGGGGCGAGGTCCGAACCGTCAGGGGCGTGGGCGCCGTGGGACGACTCCGCGCTCGTGGTCGCGGAGCCGGTGGGCCGGGACAGCGAGGTCGTCGGCGCCGTCGTGACGATTTCCGACCTGTCGAAGACGCGCTACAGCATCCTCGTGCGATGGGCCTGGCTCGCCGGGCTCGGGCTGCTGCCGCTGGTCGCTCTGGTGGCCGTCGCCTGGCCGGTGTCGGCGTGGGTGCTGCGGCCGGTGCGGGAGCTGGACGCGGCGAGTTCGCGGATCTCACAGGGCGACCTCACGATCCGGGCGGACGCCGAGGCCGGCCCGGTCGAGCTGCGGCGGCTGGCGGAGTCGTTCAACACCATGATGGACGCGGTCGAGAACGCCGTGCAGCGGCAGCGGGCGTTCGTGTCCGACGCGTCGCATCAGCTGCGCAATCCGCTGACCAGCCTCCGGCTCGCCGTGGAGAGTCTGGAACCGCACCTGCGCGCGGCCGGTAACGGGCGGCAGGTGTACGACGTCGCCGTCGACGAGCTGAAGGCGATGCAGCGGATGCTGAACTCCCTGCAGGCCAGTGCGCGGATGGAGAGCATACGGACGGCGTCGCCGGTGGATCTCGACGCGGTGCTGGCGACCCGGGTGGACCGATGGCGGGCGCTGACGGCGACGGCGGGGCAGACACTGGCGGTCGACGTGCGGCCGGGGCTGCGGTTGCTGGAGCCGACGGGCGGGCTGGGCAGCATCCTGGACGAGCTGATCAGCAACGCGTTGCGGCTGTCGGACGCGCGGGTGGTGGAGGTGGCCGCCCGGGTCGTCCCCGGTGGCACGGGCGCCGGCCCCGGTGACGCCTCCGCGGCCGCAGGCGTGGTCACGATCACCGTCCGCGACGACGGCCAGGGCATCGACGCGTCCGAGCGGGCCCAGGCGCTACAGCGGTTCTGGCGGTCGCCGCGGCACCAGAACGTGCCCGGGACCGGCCTGGGACTGGCGATCTGCGCCGACCTGGTCGGGGCGGCCGGGGGCGAGCTGCGGCTGGAGGAGGGCCTGCCGCGTCCGGACGGGTCCGGGCACGGATTCGCCGCGGTGGTCACCTTGCCGGTCGTTCCGCGGGTGACGCCGTCGTCCGGCGCCCCGGATCCGTCGCCGGTCTGA
- a CDS encoding TAXI family TRAP transporter solute-binding subunit, giving the protein MVLNPEPRLDRRAVLLAAGGLLVGCSRPPEVDKVRLRLATGPAGAVYRRIGGALAEHISQQVPGVAVVTVPSGASADNIRMLRAGEVHLGLTSLDALITTDGSAPEELSAICRLYDSHLHLVVMADSAIDEFRDLKGKRVSLGARDSGTEFTSLRVLRLGPVDADGRYLSQAESAAALRDGEIDAMFSLTGVPTPAIAELAQRHPIRLIPLDAQADALLEAFPGPYTPAMTPATAYAGVPATRTVAVPNVLLVRNDLPDDLVYAITDTIFTHTGAIISASRDGAEAVPEAWQINVRTGISTASIPLHPGAAAWFRDRKR; this is encoded by the coding sequence ATGGTGCTGAACCCGGAGCCACGGCTCGACCGGCGGGCGGTGCTCCTGGCCGCCGGAGGGCTGCTCGTCGGGTGCTCCCGGCCGCCCGAGGTCGACAAGGTCCGCCTGCGACTGGCCACCGGGCCGGCGGGGGCGGTGTACCGGCGCATCGGCGGCGCGCTGGCCGAGCACATCTCCCAGCAGGTGCCGGGGGTCGCGGTGGTCACCGTGCCGAGCGGGGCGTCCGCCGACAACATCCGGATGCTGCGGGCCGGCGAGGTGCACCTGGGGCTGACGAGCCTGGACGCGCTGATCACCACCGACGGCAGCGCGCCCGAGGAGCTCTCGGCGATATGCCGGCTCTACGACAGCCACCTGCATCTCGTGGTCATGGCGGATTCGGCGATCGACGAGTTCCGGGACCTGAAGGGCAAGCGCGTATCCCTCGGCGCCCGCGACTCGGGGACGGAGTTCACGTCGCTGCGGGTTCTGAGGCTCGGCCCGGTGGACGCCGACGGCCGCTACCTCAGCCAGGCCGAATCGGCGGCGGCGCTGCGCGACGGCGAGATCGACGCGATGTTCTCCCTGACCGGCGTCCCGACCCCCGCCATCGCGGAGCTGGCGCAGCGGCACCCGATCCGGCTGATCCCGTTGGACGCGCAGGCGGACGCGCTCTTGGAGGCGTTCCCAGGTCCCTACACTCCGGCCATGACCCCCGCGACCGCCTACGCCGGTGTCCCGGCCACCCGCACCGTCGCCGTGCCGAACGTGCTTCTCGTGCGCAACGACCTGCCCGACGACCTGGTCTACGCCATCACCGACACGATCTTCACGCATACCGGCGCGATCATCTCCGCCAGTCGCGACGGCGCCGAAGCCGTTCCCGAAGCGTGGCAGATCAACGTGCGTACCGGGATCTCCACCGCGTCGATCCCGCTCCATCCGGGCGCGGCCGCCTGGTTCCGCGACCGCAAGCGCTGA
- a CDS encoding LysR family transcriptional regulator, translating into MTPTQLRAFVAVVRLGSVKEAAAELGVSEAAVSLHIGQLRKEFGDQLFTRTASGLAFTPGGLRLASRATEMLSLQERTIVEVSQASRGRRLLRVAASSLFAEHAAPGLIGLFTSRAADLDVELSVHDPRKFGALLHSRTVDVAIGPRAGNPDESLACRPFLNYQVIVVSGPDHPLAQLDADTHRLREETWLLGPSAAADIGVIPAILRRLKVSEGHQRIFQSHSAALEEVKRNHGVAPTVSFAVAQDLANGRLVRVAGRTLRFDGVWATSTLAERGASSAAAELVRFVTTPRATQAMLRGPGVSVGRFRPSVHVTLWS; encoded by the coding sequence GTGACACCCACCCAGCTACGCGCGTTCGTCGCCGTGGTGCGGCTCGGTTCGGTCAAGGAGGCGGCGGCGGAGCTCGGGGTGTCGGAGGCCGCCGTCTCGTTGCACATCGGTCAGTTGCGCAAGGAGTTCGGCGACCAGCTGTTCACGCGGACCGCGTCCGGGCTCGCCTTCACCCCCGGAGGGCTGCGGCTCGCGAGCCGGGCGACGGAGATGCTCAGCCTGCAGGAACGCACGATCGTCGAGGTGAGCCAGGCGAGCCGGGGCCGGCGGCTGCTGCGCGTCGCGGCGTCCAGCCTGTTCGCCGAGCACGCGGCGCCCGGCCTGATCGGGCTGTTCACCAGCAGGGCCGCCGACCTTGACGTGGAGCTGAGCGTGCACGATCCACGAAAGTTCGGTGCCCTGCTGCACTCCCGGACGGTGGACGTGGCGATCGGGCCCCGGGCGGGAAACCCGGACGAGTCGCTGGCGTGCCGGCCGTTCCTCAACTATCAGGTGATCGTCGTGTCCGGACCGGACCACCCGCTCGCCCAGCTCGACGCGGACACCCACCGGTTACGTGAGGAGACGTGGCTGCTCGGCCCGTCGGCGGCGGCGGACATCGGCGTGATTCCCGCGATCCTGCGCCGCCTCAAGGTGTCCGAGGGACACCAGCGGATCTTCCAGAGTCACTCCGCGGCCTTGGAGGAGGTCAAGCGCAACCACGGGGTGGCGCCGACGGTCTCCTTCGCGGTCGCGCAGGATCTGGCCAACGGCCGCCTTGTCCGCGTCGCCGGGCGGACCCTCCGATTCGACGGGGTGTGGGCCACGTCGACCCTCGCCGAACGGGGCGCGTCGTCGGCGGCCGCCGAACTCGTCCGGTTCGTCACCACCCCGCGGGCCACGCAGGCGATGCTGCGCGGCCCGGGGGTCAGCGTCGGCCGGTTCCGCCCCTCCGTTCACGTCACTCTCTGGAGCTGA
- a CDS encoding penicillin acylase family protein: MNHPQHEGLSRRRVLGGAAGLAAGAATVAVGLPPDGASADSTRIAPDSVRRHRQAANVTITRDDWGIPHVVGKTDADAVFGMMYAQAEDDFNRIENNYLVSLGRLAEAEGESAIWQDLRQRLFVDPEVLKRDHTRSPAWLRKLMQAWADGLNHYLETHPEVRPRVIKRFEPWMALSFSEGSIGGDIERVPLTQLEAFYGDRAVEMTDEERGLLFQEPKGSNGMAIAPSHTRNGHALLLINPHTSFFFRAEQQVTSGEGLNAYGAATWGQFFIYQGFNANAGWMHTSSGVDNVDEFAETIVTGANGRRSYRYGNALRPVKTKKITLSYRTADGGQARRDFTTFATHHGPIVREADGKWIAFSLMNKPLEALQQSFLRTKARNYSDYLEVAGFKANSSNNTLFADSKGEIAFLMPQFMPVRDDRFDYRKPVDGSDPATDWRGLHSLKSLPQAVNPKNGWAFNANNWPWTAAGADSPKATDYPRYFDQAGENPRGPQAIRVLSARRDFTPQTLIAAAFDTYLTAFARLVPGLITAWDRLPEGDRQKADLAGPIGLLRGWDHRWGADSTATSLAVFWGEALWAPLAQAARDAGLSMWDYLAERATDAQRLTALKAAAERLTQDFGGWQVPWGEINRFQRNDGAIVQTFDDAKPSSPVPFTSAQWGSLASFGARRYPGTKRYYGTSGNSFVAVVEFGPRLRAWAVTAGGASGHPGSPHFNDQAERYASGNLRPVYFYPDDLKGHIERSYRPGR; encoded by the coding sequence ATGAACCACCCGCAGCACGAAGGGCTGAGCAGGCGCCGCGTCCTGGGCGGAGCGGCCGGACTGGCCGCTGGAGCCGCGACCGTCGCGGTGGGACTGCCGCCCGACGGCGCGTCCGCCGATTCCACGCGGATCGCCCCCGATTCCGTCCGCCGGCACCGGCAGGCGGCGAACGTGACGATCACCCGTGATGACTGGGGCATCCCCCATGTGGTGGGCAAGACCGACGCCGACGCGGTGTTCGGAATGATGTACGCCCAGGCCGAGGACGACTTCAACCGGATCGAGAACAACTATCTGGTCAGTCTCGGCCGCCTTGCCGAGGCCGAGGGCGAGAGTGCGATCTGGCAGGACCTGCGCCAGCGGCTGTTCGTCGATCCCGAGGTGCTGAAGAGGGATCACACGAGGAGCCCGGCCTGGTTGCGCAAGCTGATGCAGGCCTGGGCGGACGGGCTGAACCACTACCTGGAGACGCATCCCGAGGTGCGTCCGCGCGTGATCAAGCGGTTCGAGCCGTGGATGGCGCTGAGCTTCTCCGAAGGCAGCATCGGCGGTGACATCGAGAGGGTGCCGCTCACCCAGCTTGAGGCCTTCTACGGCGACCGCGCGGTGGAGATGACCGACGAGGAGCGCGGGCTGCTGTTCCAGGAGCCCAAGGGCTCCAACGGCATGGCGATCGCGCCGAGTCACACGCGGAACGGCCACGCACTGCTGCTGATCAACCCGCACACCAGCTTCTTCTTCCGCGCCGAGCAGCAGGTGACGAGCGGCGAAGGGCTCAACGCCTACGGCGCGGCCACCTGGGGACAGTTCTTCATCTACCAGGGCTTCAACGCGAACGCGGGCTGGATGCACACGTCGAGCGGCGTCGACAACGTCGACGAGTTCGCCGAGACGATCGTGACCGGGGCGAACGGCAGACGCTCCTACCGCTACGGCAACGCGCTGCGGCCGGTGAAGACGAAGAAGATCACATTGTCCTACCGCACCGCGGACGGCGGGCAGGCGCGGCGCGACTTCACCACCTTCGCCACGCACCACGGTCCGATCGTCCGCGAGGCGGACGGCAAGTGGATCGCGTTCTCCCTGATGAACAAGCCCCTTGAGGCGCTGCAGCAGAGCTTCCTGCGCACCAAGGCGCGCAATTACTCGGACTACCTCGAGGTGGCGGGCTTCAAGGCCAACAGCTCGAACAACACGCTGTTCGCGGACTCCAAGGGCGAGATCGCCTTCCTGATGCCGCAGTTCATGCCGGTCCGCGACGATCGCTTCGACTATCGCAAGCCCGTCGACGGCAGCGACCCGGCGACCGACTGGCGCGGGCTGCACAGTCTCAAGAGCCTGCCGCAGGCGGTGAACCCGAAGAACGGCTGGGCGTTCAACGCGAACAACTGGCCCTGGACCGCGGCCGGCGCGGACAGCCCCAAGGCCACCGACTACCCGCGCTATTTCGACCAGGCCGGCGAGAACCCGCGCGGGCCGCAGGCGATCCGGGTGCTGAGCGCGCGGCGCGACTTCACCCCGCAGACGCTGATCGCCGCCGCCTTCGACACCTACCTCACCGCCTTCGCCCGGCTCGTGCCGGGGCTGATCACGGCGTGGGACAGGCTGCCCGAGGGCGACCGGCAGAAGGCGGATCTCGCCGGCCCGATCGGTCTGCTGCGCGGCTGGGACCACCGCTGGGGCGCGGATTCGACCGCGACCTCGCTGGCCGTGTTCTGGGGCGAGGCGCTCTGGGCGCCCTTGGCCCAGGCGGCGAGGGACGCGGGCCTGTCGATGTGGGACTACCTGGCCGAGCGTGCCACCGACGCGCAGCGGCTCACGGCGCTCAAGGCGGCGGCGGAGCGGCTGACCCAGGATTTCGGCGGCTGGCAGGTGCCCTGGGGCGAGATCAACCGCTTCCAGCGCAACGACGGCGCGATCGTCCAGACGTTCGACGACGCCAAGCCGAGCAGCCCGGTGCCTTTCACCTCCGCGCAATGGGGCTCCCTCGCCTCGTTCGGGGCGAGGCGCTATCCGGGAACGAAGCGCTATTACGGCACCAGCGGCAACAGCTTCGTGGCGGTCGTGGAGTTCGGGCCGAGGCTGCGCGCCTGGGCGGTGACGGCGGGAGGCGCGAGCGGGCATCCCGGCTCACCGCACTTCAACGACCAGGCCGAACGTTACGCGAGCGGCAACCTCCGGCCCGTCTACTTCTATCCCGACGACCTCAAGGGCCATATCGAGCGGAGCTACAGGCCCGGCAGGTGA
- a CDS encoding vWA domain-containing protein translates to MSRKSSPDPAGSPMVPGVDRAAFAVALAVRLRQRGVPVGLTAVENLVRALEVSPPDSPTRLYWTARISLVRRRSEIDVFDAVFAAVFGGVALSLDPHARRRSRTIGGDDDVLASLPGASSEQRPGDALPWATLPPVVAGADEPDGSLAVPDRLPNDVSGLAEVPFEHLDAREMELLGTWLRSLVADWPTRRSRRLAAGPRGRRIAVRATVQRSRRTGWEPLRLVRERAIDKPRRVVMLCDVSQSMQAQAQAYFHLMRALALAADAEVFAFATSLTRLTTVLTHKSAAVAIEQATDKVTDRFGGTLIATNVRALLSSHHGGAVRGAIVIVGSDGWDSDSPEALASAMARLRRRAHRVIWMNPRASAPGFEPRVAGMAAALPYCDRLLPADTFRSLQHVITEISRVCHRT, encoded by the coding sequence TTGTCGCGTAAGTCGTCCCCCGACCCGGCCGGTTCCCCGATGGTGCCGGGGGTCGACCGCGCGGCGTTCGCCGTCGCGCTCGCGGTCCGCCTTCGGCAGCGTGGCGTGCCCGTCGGTCTCACCGCCGTCGAGAACCTCGTCCGCGCACTGGAGGTGTCCCCTCCGGACTCGCCGACGAGGTTGTACTGGACCGCCCGGATCAGCCTGGTACGGCGGCGCTCGGAGATCGACGTCTTCGACGCGGTGTTCGCGGCGGTGTTCGGCGGCGTGGCCCTGTCGCTCGATCCGCACGCGCGCCGTCGGTCGCGGACCATCGGCGGGGACGACGACGTCCTCGCCTCCCTGCCCGGCGCCTCCTCGGAGCAGCGGCCCGGGGACGCGCTGCCCTGGGCGACGCTCCCCCCGGTGGTCGCCGGCGCGGACGAGCCGGACGGCTCGCTCGCCGTACCCGACCGCCTGCCGAACGACGTCTCCGGCCTGGCGGAGGTCCCGTTCGAACACCTCGACGCCCGGGAGATGGAACTGCTCGGCACGTGGCTGCGCTCGCTCGTGGCCGACTGGCCCACCCGGCGGAGCCGGCGGCTCGCCGCGGGTCCCCGAGGCCGCCGCATCGCGGTGCGGGCCACCGTACAGCGCTCTCGCCGGACCGGCTGGGAGCCCCTTCGCCTGGTGCGGGAGCGGGCGATCGACAAACCGCGACGGGTCGTCATGCTCTGTGACGTCAGCCAGTCCATGCAGGCGCAGGCACAGGCCTACTTTCACCTGATGCGCGCCCTGGCGCTGGCCGCCGACGCGGAGGTGTTCGCCTTCGCGACGTCGCTGACCCGGTTGACCACGGTCCTGACGCACAAGTCGGCGGCCGTCGCCATCGAGCAGGCCACGGACAAGGTCACCGACCGGTTCGGCGGGACGCTGATAGCGACCAACGTGCGGGCGCTGCTGTCCTCCCACCACGGAGGAGCGGTCCGGGGCGCCATCGTGATCGTCGGCTCGGACGGCTGGGACAGCGACTCCCCGGAGGCCCTGGCGTCCGCGATGGCGCGCCTGCGCCGGCGCGCGCATCGCGTGATCTGGATGAACCCGAGGGCCTCCGCCCCGGGCTTCGAGCCGCGCGTCGCCGGCATGGCCGCCGCTCTTCCGTACTGCGACCGGCTGCTGCCGGCGGACACCTTCCGATCCCTGCAACACGTGATCACTGAGATCTCACGGGTCTGCCACCGAACCTGA